A window of Hordeum vulgare subsp. vulgare chromosome 5H, MorexV3_pseudomolecules_assembly, whole genome shotgun sequence genomic DNA:
attcataagtgacatgatatggccatcatcacgtgcttcttgatctccatcaccaaagcaccggcacgatcttcttgtcaccggcgccacaccatgatcatccatcaacgtgttgccatcggggttgtcgtgctacttatgctattactactaaagctacatcctagcaaaatagtaaacgcatctgcaagcacaaacgttagtataaagacaactctatggctcctgccggttgccgtaccatcgacgtgcaagtcgatatttctattacaacatgatcatctcatacatccaatatatcacatcacatcgttggccatatcacatcacaatcataccctgcaaaaacaagttagacgtcctctaattttgttgttgcatgttttacgtggtgaccaagggtatctagtaggatcgcatcttacttacgcaaacaccacaacggagatatatgagttgctatttaacctcatccaaggacctcctcggtcaaatccgattcaactaaagttggagaaaccgacacttgccagtcatctttgagcaaagggggttactcgtaacgatgaaaccagtctctcgtaagcgtacgagtaatgttggtccaagccgcttcaatctaacaataccgcggaatcaagaaaagactaaggagggcagaaaaacgcacatcaccgcccacaaaaagttttgtgttctactcgagaagacatctacgcatgaacctagctctgataccattgttggggaacgtcgcatgggaaacaaaaaaattcctacgcgcacgaagacctatcatggtgatgtccatctacgagaggggatgagtgatctacgtaccctcgtagaccgtacagcagaagcgttagagaacgcggttgatgtagtggaacgtcctcacgtccctcgatccgccccgcgaacaatcccgcgatcagtcccacgatctagtaccgaacggacggcacctccgcgttcagcacacgtacaactcgacgatgatctcggccttcttgatccagcaagagagacggagaggtagaagagttctccggcagcgtgacggtgctccggaggttggtgatgaccttccggtaatcaaataaggtcatcctatatatcaatcttcgtttccggaccattccggaaaccctcgtgacgtccgtgatctcatccgggactccgaacaacattcggtaaccaaccatataactcaaatacgcataaaacaacgtcgaaccttaagtgtgcagaccctgcgggttcgagaactatgtagacatgacccgagagactcctcggccaatatccaatagcgggacctggatgcccatattggatcctacatattctacgaagatcttatcgtttgaacctcagtatcaaggattcgtataatcccgtatgtcattccctttgtccttcggtatgttacttgcccgagattcgatcgtcagtatccgcatacctatttcaatctcatttaccggcaagtctctttactcgttccgtaatacaagatcccgcaacttacactaagttacattgcttgcaaggcttgtgtgtgatgttgtattaccgagtgggccccgagatacctatccgtcacacgaagtgacaaatcccagtcttgatccatactaactctactaacaccttcggagatacctgtagagcatctttatagtcacccagttacgttgcgacgtttgatacacacaaagtattcctccggtgtcaatgagttatatgatctcatggtcataggaacaaatacttgacacgcagaaaacagtagcaacaaaatgacacgatcaacatgctacgtctattagtttggttcttagtccatcacgtgattctcctaatgacgtgatccagttatcaagcaacaacaccttgttcataatcagaagacactgactatctttgatcaactggctagccaactagaggcatgctagggacggtgttttgtctatgtatccacacatgtaaatgagtcttcattcaatacaattatagcatggataataaactattatcttgatacaggaattataataataactatatttattattgcctctagggcataattccaacaatattcatctcctcttcttatatagcgcacggccatgacgacgaaggtcctaccagagcaacgcgcgattgctgttgcagaggagcttgcgacctttctgaggacggaagctatagatgacaaaggacgatttagtgtagctaggggccattactgatgtccgTCCAAGTAATCGAATAGacaggctctagtcccgataattcagatctccatataattgtatatatatgctcgcttgtaagataagttaataatatatatatatatatatatatatatatatatatatatatatgcatagttatttctattttaaattatattgaaactaattcccgaacaccaaacgagggatcacattaatctcccgaacacctaaaccctaaaaccctaaaacccaaaaataatttcattaaaaaaaagagccaaaaaccagcaaaatctgaaaatctttagtcccggtccgtgtaacgagacgggactaaagggcctgcccctgggcgctacgaggcgcccacgtggagcacctttagtcccggcgtgtaagaggaccgggacgaaaaggttaggcctttagtcccgcccctttagtcccggttggtgaaccgggactaaagccccttacggaccggggctataggccctgtccccactagtgctagCAAATTGAGACATTTGTAAAAATGAGTTCTAAAGGTTTAGAAACACTTGTAGAGATACGATATTGTAATTAATGAGTTTTTGCTCTTTCCATGAATAACAAATTATCCCTAGACTATGCTATATGGGCATATTTTTCAAAGAACTTGGAAAACGAAGGATGTCTGAGACGATTGTGCCACCTCTTCGACGAATGTTCCAGTGGACCCAGAAGCTTGTACTCATAAATTGGGGAATCAAAGGATAAAGCATTCGCATGCATCCACCTTGATGGAGGATTCTCCTCGTTACTACTCCCTTTGAACCACAATACTTGTAGTTGAGGGTACTTATATTAATGTTTCCCAACAACAAGTATTGTGGTATAGAGGGAGTAGATCCTTGATCAAAAACTATTTTGGGTAAAATTCATGAAAGACAATATTACCCATGTCAATGCAATGAACTTGTAGAAGATTATTCTAAGCACTAGAAACATGCAAGATATTTTTAAGGTCGATTCATAATGTTTTTTTAATGAGTGAGTGATCAATGTAAACATCTTCATACATGCTCCGTTGGCGGTGTGTATTTGGTCTTGGCCACAATAGTTATCTTACATGGTCACCTAATGTAGTTTGCGGGCTATATGATGTTCGGGCCGTTGTTGGCATACCAATCGATGTCTTGGTCATGATACTTCTCGTCATGTTTGTCTTGAAGGCCTCGTGGTGGCACGAATGAGTTGTCGAACGAAAGCTCCGTGTCTTGGTGTCGACGGCGGCGACGCGCATGGGTGCCATACTTTTTTTGATGGCATCGTCGTGGATCTTCTCTTAGTGTCGGGGCTCCGGGTGAACACCTTTGTCCGTTGTGAACTCAACAATGTCAACACTCTGCACAATTCTTCCTTTTAAAAGTGTTGTAGTAAAGTTTAGATGTACTGGGTCGTAGTGTAGTGGTCTGTTGAGATCTTTGTGTGCTCTTTGTTGCTAGTGTAGCCGCCTGTGGTCTTTGTAATAATCTGATTATCTGACGAACGGTTTTGTAAAAAAAACTACCTAACCATTTTATATGGTTCGGTCATGTATTTTTTTAATTGTTGATTTATATATACAATGGGTCTAAAACATGTTTCGAGAAGGCATGATgctaaaggaaaataaaaaaaataggtttCAGGCTTTCAACTCCTTAAAAACGGATAAatcatacttcctccgtttctaaatataagcctttttaaagattttactatagACTAGGTACATAACAAAATGAGttaatctacattttaaaatatgactacatacattcatatgtagtttataatggaatttttaaaaggttttatatttagggacggagggagtatgtaccAACCGAGGACGCGGCAACGCGCATTACAACGACTTACAAGCAAGCAAAGTTAGAACCAGCTACTATTTACCTTTAACAACTCTACCTGCTCCAAGCCTACAAAGGAGATGCATGACACAAGTAAGTACCACGAGATCAAATGATGAAGCAACTTTCAACATCGGCAGAAGGGATGCATGTGAGAAGAAATAACATGTTACACGGGCCACGACCTCTGACTAACTCTGCAAAGTGGAGAGCTGCAAATAAAATGCAATTTTTTCCATTGGCTTGACTTATTCTAAAATGGGCACATGTATTAGAAATCGACGACCGGCCAATCATGATTGGCTGAGATACTTTTTTCTATGGAAGTTTCCAAGGTTAGAGAAGCCATCGAATCTTGTGCAGGCAGTATAAATACACAACGCATGGAGCCAGTCTATCTCATCGTTACAGCATACAGATACATCTTCCACTTAGTTTTGTAAGGCTTAATTAACAAGCCATGGAGTACTCGCCGAAGCTAGCGGTGCTACTGCTCTTAGCTCTTGTCTCCGCCATGGCGGTCACGGCCCAGAACTCGCCGGATGATTTCGTGGACGCCCACAACGCGGCGCGCGCTGAGGTAGGCCTCGGCAAGGTGACGTGGAACGCCACGGTGGCGGCCTACGCGCAGGATTACGCGGAGCAGCGCCGCGGCGATTGTCAGCTGATACATGGAGTGAACCGGCCGTACGGGGAGAACCTCTACGGAGGCGACGGCTTTGGGACCACGTGGACGGCGGCGAACGCCGTGTCATCATGGGTGAGTGAGAAGCAGTACTACGACCACGGCAGCAACAGCTGCTCGGCGCCGGCGGACAAGTCGTGCATGCACTACACGCAGGTGGTGTGGCGCAACTCGACGGCCATCGGCTGCGCCCGCGTCATCTGCGCCAGCGGCAACGGCGTGTTTATCATATGTAGCTACAGCCCACCGGGCAACTACCCCGGGGTGAGCCCATACTAGGCTACGTATCTTCGTCATTGATATTGTACGTAcgtggctatgcatgcatgcacttaTATAGCAGCGTACTGCATAAATAAAATAATCAAAGTGTAACCGTCCCGGAAGATGTGATCGGCTATGGATATATATTGTCGTGAATTCACATTAGTTGTGTTATATTGTTTATGTTGAGTACGGTATTTGTTTGTCGCTCTGGTACACTCAGAA
This region includes:
- the LOC123398860 gene encoding pathogenesis-related protein 1-like; its protein translation is MEYSPKLAVLLLLALVSAMAVTAQNSPDDFVDAHNAARAEVGLGKVTWNATVAAYAQDYAEQRRGDCQLIHGVNRPYGENLYGGDGFGTTWTAANAVSSWVSEKQYYDHGSNSCSAPADKSCMHYTQVVWRNSTAIGCARVICASGNGVFIICSYSPPGNYPGVSPY